One window of the Vigna radiata var. radiata cultivar VC1973A chromosome 1, Vradiata_ver6, whole genome shotgun sequence genome contains the following:
- the LOC106774602 gene encoding heavy metal-associated isoprenylated plant protein 21-like has translation MGALDYLSHFCTVTTTRTKHKPMQTVEIKVRMDCDGCERRVRNAVTSLKGVKSVEVNRKQSRVVVSGYVDPNKVLKRVRSTGKVRAKFWPYVEQHLVYYPYATGAYDRRAPSGYVRNVVQAFPDPPQDNFLSFFSDDNVHACSIM, from the exons ATGGGTGCACTTGATTACCTCTCCCACTTTTGCACTGTAACCACCACTAGGACCAAGCACAAACCAATGCAG ACAGTTGAGATTAAAGTGAGAATGGACTGCGATGGTTGCGAAAGAAGAGTCCGAAATGCAGTCACTTCACTAAAAG GGGTGAAATCTGTGGAGGTGAACAGAAAGCAGAGCAGGGTGGTTGTGAGTGGATACGTGGATCCAAACAAGGTGTTGAAGAGGGTAAGGAGCACAGGGAAGGTGAGAGCTAAGTTTTGGCCATATGTGGAGCAGCATCTTGTGTACTATCCATATGCCACAGGAGCATATGACAGAAGAGCACCTTCTGGATATGTCAGAAACGTTGTGCAGGCCTTTCCAGATCCTCCCCAAGACAACTTTCTCTCCTTCTTCAGTGATGACAACGTCCATGCATGTTCCATCATGTAA
- the LOC106780352 gene encoding heavy metal-associated isoprenylated plant protein 21-like, whose product MRGIGELQALVRWCFKFELVSRVKSVEVNRKQSRVVVSGYVDPNKVLKRVRSTGKVRAKFWPYVEQHLVYYPYATGAYDRRAPSGYVRNVVQAFPDPPQDNFLSFFSDDNVHACSIM is encoded by the exons ATGAGGGGGATTGGGGAGCTACAAGCTCTTGTCAGATGGTGCTTCAAATTTGAGCTGGTTTCAA GGGTGAAATCTGTGGAGGTGAACAGAAAGCAGAGCAGGGTGGTTGTGAGTGGATACGTGGATCCAAACAAGGTGTTGAAGAGGGTAAGGAGCACAGGGAAGGTGAGAGCTAAGTTTTGGCCATATGTGGAGCAGCATCTTGTGTACTATCCATATGCCACAGGAGCATATGACAGAAGAGCACCTTCTGGATATGTCAGAAACGTTGTGCAGGCCTTTCCAGATCCTCCCCAAGACAACTTTCTCTCCTTCTTCAGTGATGACAACGTCCATGCATGTTCCATCATGTAA
- the LOC106780260 gene encoding uncharacterized protein LOC106780260 produces MESECGKQRQSGEGKRKNNQTFSEKTKETLSKIKRQCSRPRAGNEQMLCTIHDNTSPGYQWLLPGWVAEERHMLSGRVYRYYYDREGRQYRSQSEVVALWEKFGMVLIDN; encoded by the exons ATGGAGAGCGAGTGTGGGAAGCAAAGGCAAAGTGGTGAGGGGAAGAGGAAGAATAACCAAACATTTTCAGAGAAAACAAAGGAAACTTTGTCCAAAATCAAGCGACAATGTTCTCGCCCACGCGCCGGAAATGAACAGATGCTCTGCACCATCCACGACAACACATCACCTGGCTACCAGTGGCTGCTTCCTGGTTGGGTGGCGGAAGAACGCCACATGTTGTCTGGCAGAGTCTACAGG TACTACTATGACAGGGAAGGGCGTCAATACAGAAGCCAGAGCGAGGTTGTAGCTCTGTGGGAGAAATTCGGAATGGTTCTCATTGACAACTAA